aaaccatCAATACCAACAATCCTGATCGGAGAAGACTGAAGAAACATAGCAACAGTTGTTACATGTCACATAGCCATCGGCCCACCAGCAGTCCCGCCGCGAAGCTGTACTACTTCCCATCaagttaaaaatataattcgcttgttaaaattcgaatttttaatcaatgtttctttttttaatatagaAGTAAAATAGAAGAAAGGACATTGATCTGGCCACCTAAGACATGCAACTTTGTACATTAACGAGCCACGCGTACAACAAAACACACCGATGTCAACGCAGATCTTTAAATGTGAGTGCCTGAATTCTCTGTTTGTTTCTGTGTGAAATGCATTCATTTCGTTATTTTCATAGTCTGCACATGCTGATAACAAGTagctaatatttaattttgattgggCGGTTAGTAGTTTGACATATAAAAAGGAGAAGTTTTATTCTcactgaattttttgtttaaggaAAGAATTTTTCGTTTAATTTCTGGTCAATTGCAATTCTGTGTGCGGATGCATTTGCCACCACACAAGACAAAAGTTTTACGATTTctctgcatttttttcttggtttcatTGATTTCCAAGGGATCTGACTCACTTCAACGCAGTTTATGGAGATTTGCATAATAAGGGTGCGGTCCCGCGATGCTTCTTGAGCGCACTCGATCCCGCAATAAAAAGGAAGCTTGACAGTGAATCACCCAAGTGTCGTCCAAGTTGAAGCAACATATCACCATCTGCAAGAACCAAGGTACTTGAAACCATTTaacacttgaaatgatttgcactactgtttcatttccaattaaaatattatgtaaaaatttaaaaaaatgcgatCAAAcgggtttttcaaaaatgatcgTCTCTTTTGCGATCGTGACTCTGCTGAGCTTCTGCAGCCCGGCGTCCAGTTTCACCTCACCTTCCTCGCGTCTCCCGTACAAATGACGCCATCATCATCGATGGtattcaaaatgatttttcttttttttctaaattttaacaTTGGCTGAATgtgatttaaattatttgaatccAGTTGACGGTAGATACTCTTATCAAGATAAGACGCTGTACGGCCAAATTACCAATCCAGGATTTATTCGGTGCCATCCTTCAATCCCTACCCTGAATTGTATcaccagcaggagcagcagtcCAGTGGGTGGTTCTATTCATACGAATATCCTAATCTCATTACTGTTGGAGATCTCTTGTCCGTTAAGCAAACAACAGCGCCTGTGTGCGGTGCTGGACCAGCCACCATGACTGCTACACGGAAATTGGCAAGCAAAAGGATCATTGGCGGAACCTCAGCCAAAAAGAATGCTTGGCCTTTTACGGTATGTTTATTTCACTATATAATTTGAATAGGGTTTATTGTTATTGTGCTTCGCGAATAACAATATCTTTTAATTACTaacgaattattattataggtaGCCCTTAGGAAAAGTGATGGTTCATTATTTTGCAGCGGAACTTTGATTAGTGACTCAAGAGTTACTATTGGCGGCTCAGTGTGTGGAGAAGTATTAGGATTGTCAtacttattattttaaaattcgtttAACTAAagtatttctcttctttttcacgttcacttgtagaatatctttgtatgAGTTTTCTGGTGTGACCGTCTTGGTTGGGATGTTTTTGACTGACAAAACCGACGTCCAAATGACGACGAGGAGGATCAGCATCATGTTTCAAATTCAACTCTGCCTCCTATCAGTTGCTACAACAGGacggaaattttgaatttcacctCCATTCATTGATGTCGACTAGGCCAATGATATCGCCATCATTTTGTAATGGACGCGCCCGTGATTTTTTCCAGGACTGTTGCACCTGCTTGTTTGCCGCCGGCCAGTACAGACTCCGACCAGTACGTCGACCAAGATGCGATTCTTTTGGGAGTGGGAGAGCCTGGTAACAAAAGCTACGAAActcattgttattttttaatgatttaacATGAATCTTGTTTTTTCAACTCGTTTCCCCAATAGGCAAAGATAGCATCCCCCTTAACCTGGAACAAGCCAAGTTTTCGATTTCGTCCAACATTGAATTCAATGGGAATCCACCCGGAATCCGCTTTTATGGTAAATTTGTTACGGACACAAATATCTGTATTACGAGTGGTATCAAATTCACATGCACAGTTAGTAATCTCTCTCAGCAATCAAACCGAGTTGTTCGTGCTAAAATAACAATGTGATTCGATTTTGTAGAATGACTTCGGCGGTCCAGCAGTCATCCTCCCTTCACCAGGGGCCTGGACCAATGGACCATAGTCGGAATCAAAAGCTACACCAAGGGTAAATATCtgattttatttgataaaaattacatttttatccattttttttttatatattaaggttttgtgacaggttgcatgtCCAATGGCCTAAAAACCAGTGTGTCGGCGTTCAGGACATGGATTGGCCAATACCTGACCATGGCTTAAAATTTTTACTCCAAGAGTCCAAGACGACCAACGTTAAACGACATCAGTATGAAATTCAAACTCGTCTTTTCAGTTTCTCtattctttcaaaaacttatactttaattcaatttcggcTAGTCTTAATTCCTCGTATGGCCAAAGCCCTGTCCTCGATGTATTCGtctgtaaataataataatgaaagcaTTGTAAGCGTTGTTTACTATTTGCACAATAGTTGTACGGAAACTGTTgggtttttttactttaaaaatgGATGTCTTTGCCGTCGATGTTGTCAGTTTTGAAATCTGTCATGTAAGAtgtgcaaaataaaaaattggctCAAGACAAATAGAAGAATGGTGGCTAAATAAAACTTGGTGCGATGATCAGCGGGCTGTCGGAGCGtttatgaaattgaatttggagCGATTTGAATTTAAGGGGAATcgatttttaatgatttcaatCGATATGTTAAGAATTACTAATtgtagtgtcgtctgctgtcgTCTTACGTATTTTGAAAAGACGAGACGAACGATGAAGGTCTTCACTTTACAAAGGAAGAAAGGAACgatcattattatttgaaaatgtgcatgtggctgcacgaaaaattgcacaacaaataaaatttaaaaaatgtggtcGTGTTAACTCATCACGTGTCTATTTTTAGAATCGCTTAATGACCAAAGCGTGCTGTTTTatagcaggtaaataaaatggTCGCGCCTATTGCCCCCCAGAATCTGGGGGGTAATAGCTTTTCAGGCTATTGCCCCCCAGAAAGCCAATACCCCCATCTAGCGGTGGGCTAAATGAACTGAAGCAATTCCCTTAGTTAATTTTGACGTTTGTTAGTCGTGATTCGTCCTGATTGCTGTTACAAATGGTTACATTAAATAAATAGTCGTATACGCGGATTAACATTTACGTTTCGTCAGTGCTGCCGTAAAAACtgccaaaaaagtaaaaagacgaaaaaaaatcgaacAGAGAGCACCTGTgtagaataagaaattagtAACGGGAGTTTATTCATTCAGTCATTTACTACTATGACAGTTTACCACAGCAATCAGGACAAATCAGGACTAACAAACGTCAAAACTATCTACGGGAATAGCTGCAGTTCATTTAACCCACCGCTAGATGGGGGTATTGGCTTTCTGGGGGGCAATAGCCTGAAATGCTATTACCCCCCAGATTCTGGGGGGCAATAGATTTTACCAAATAAAATCATAGTCTGAGTTTAAAATAGAAGAGATAGCTAAGAGAAAATAGTAGTGATGTGACGTTAGTCGATTTTTGAAACGTTTAAGTTATCCGTTAAAGTTAACGGAGCTTTACTTTTTGACGTTAAATTAACGCGTTAATTAACGCGTTAATTTATAGCGTCCGTTAACGTAAGTTAAACGTTATTTTCAACGTTATTTTCTGAATAAATGCAAGTTAGAATGTAAGTTACGGTCTTGATTAGTTTTACTACGGTTATCAGGTAGATCCATATCCATTAAATAATTAGGCATTTTCTCATTTGGATATTTCGCTGtctaatgagaaaaaaagaaactgcgaAAAACAAGGAGGAAAGTAAACAagacttaaaaaaaggggccTTAATAGGTCTTTGTTACAAGTAAGGAACACTTTTGCTGCCAAAGTGACTCCTGTTGTACGATTCTTTCAGGTCAATTCAAatcaggtttatttttttcttcgacaACTTAGTCTTCTTACTTGCAGTAGCTTCTTGATTAGCCTATCAGAACCCTCTTTAAGATATTTAGGATATAAATCTTTCAAATGAATTGCTTTTTTGatgtggttttttttatttgagctATTTTTTCCTGCAAGCTCAGCTTTACAAGTTTTGCATACACTTGTATTCGACTTTTGgttgaatacaaaataattGTGAATGAGCCAATGAGGCTTCTTTTACGTAGATTAGCAGGGACAAACTGAATAGATTGACCTTCATCTTCTGAGGAATTCTCTGATTCACTCATTTCAATCAGTACAATCAGTCAATCACtaaaaattgaactttattAAAGCATTCAAAAACACATTGAGTACTTCTAAATGTCTAGCAGACTACGAACGTACGCTGAGCTGTGTAAGTAATAagtagaaatttaaatttttacagtaaacctaaacaaaaaaaaatgaaaaaacctAAACACAGCGTTGCATTTTcagctaaaaaataaataaaataacgttGAAATTAACgcatgaaaatttcaaaacgttTAAGTTATCCGTTAAAGTTAACGGACCCCAAAAACCTCCGTTAACGTGATGTTCACGTTAACCGTTAAAGTTAACGTCACATCACTAGAAAATAGAACCTGATCCAAGTTTTTGAAATGTCAGTTCAGACTACTTATCATTAGTCAATAGTTACGTAAGCCACTTGTTGATGCATATGAGCACAGTTTGTTCACCATCACTTCATAACCTTTTCTTTAtcgcagatttgaggccagagccagccatcatatcCACAGGAATTTCAAGTTGTGCTTGTGCTGGTATATTGACCTGTCACCAGCAACAAGCCCTCATTGCTTGGGTATGATTTTCGTAACTTTTATTACCTGTGACCTGCTAAAAATTTCTATTGATGCATTACTTCACGAATGCAATGTGTAACATGGAAACCTTTTATTCTTatcttaattaaaaattatggtTTACACGCTGTCTCACTTTTCAACTTGTTCGTAatacttgttgtttctgtcaaatATGTATAACtcattcattattttattttcagataAACATCATCCCATATTGGATTGAAAAGACTTCTGTTGTTTGAGCTCTTTCTCAAAATCTtctctgtcctcgtgtactCCCATGTGaggtgtgggtgtattcatgAGGACACTCTTTTTCcctcctggtggattcaactttccAGCGAATGGATCGAGCACTTTTGGacggatgcctggccgtatttcccaggctgaaAGGTAGGCAAAAatgtctattcttcctttttgacttttGGGTGGCTTTGAAAGTAAATCGTAACATAGTACGgaatacgattattcctgagctatgagactggaactgtttttctttggctttttcTGTTGTCTCAGTCAGGGTTAGGGTTAATTCATTAACTCATTTATCGAACAATATCAGATCAGGTTTGGTTTTTTACTCACAACCTTGTCTGTGGAGTAAACAATTAAATCCAAAAATAGTTAAACTTTCTacacttgaagcaaagtgcaactagaacgttttttatttctattctaaCCAAGCAGGATTTGCCGCCACACTTGCACTTGCTCGTCAATTCGATAGATGGCGGCCGTTGTCGGTTTTCTCAATCACCTGAATTACGAATCAGTGTTATCGTGAGAAATCAATTTGCCTATAATCGggttttattcaaattgatttttgactTTGTCCCATAGGCACGGTTAGTTTATTATCtttgtttacaattttttattaatgggAAACGTAATGTGAgttagaaaaaagcaaaaaaaaagaagtgaatgTTCTCGTCTGTGTTGACATGAGTTCCAGGTTTAATGTTGGACGCGTCTGGATGGTTGATGGCCAGTTCCGGAGGACAGGTCGATACTAAACTGGAAAGAAGCTCACTATTTCCCAGTgctggaatttttattttctattcctCGTGTTGACTCCGCTCTCTCCTCGTTGTACATGTTCTTAACGCCTTTAGTTGCTTCTTCACATGATGCCATCAACTTGATTTGAGCTCCCTCGACCTCGCTGAGAGGAATCGAAAGCATCGAGTGCATGAGATTGATGCTCTTCATGATGTGCTTGTCTGAGACTCGGACGTAAAGTTTGGCGGCCGAGTGATGCGTCTCGTAGCAGGATTCCAACGATTTTTCTAGGGACTTTTCCAATTCATCTATTAAAACGGAATTATCATACGGCATCTCCTCAGCTTCTTGGGCATCAGTTGAAAAATCCTTCAGTCTTGGAAATGTTACCTCCGTAAAGTGATTTCTGATCGTATTGAAAAAGCGATGGATGCTCGACCATTTGTCAAGCAACTGACCGAGGTTATTCAAACTTTCTTTCAGCGTTCGGAGCCTTTCATTTTGCTCTAAAGTTTTATCCGTGTCGACTCGTATGGCGTCCAAATGTTGAATGCTATCGTCCGATATTTGGTCGATTTCTTGCTGCatttgctcttcttttttgatgcTCCGGTCATGTTCGAATGCATTTTCATAAACTCCATAACTAGTTCCTGTCCAACAGCGAATGTCTTTCGATGTTTTGAGTTCCTGCTGTAATTCGGCTAgccgtttctctttttctttggcttccATCTTCGTCACTTGGTCGTTGACAATCTCTTTCTCTATTTGACTCATAGTTAGCGATGAGGATTCAATGACTTGATTGATCAGCTGCTCCAATAAATCAAAAGCATCACAGACTTGCTTTGTCAGCCTGGCTCCATCGTCGGCCGCTTCTTTGATCTTGGCCAGGCGTCGGCCGAATAATGTCTTCAATTTTGCTCTGTCTACACTCCTCACGTACATTACGCAATCTTTGGCGTAGCCAGGGACTTGGCCCATCTGCAACAGAAAGTTCTCCATATTGTTGTGAGCTTTGGCGAAGGCTTCGTACGATTCTTTGGCGATTTGCCACAAAGTTGTGCGGAAACTGTCCGGGTCTTTGATTAAATTGAAGCGCTCTTTGTCATCGCTGTGCTGGACGAATGCGAAATCATTCTTCAACCGAGATGCGGATATCAAGAGTTGACTCACGATGGCCACTCCCACGGGGGCCGGAGCAAGAAGCTCAATCCAGTCGGCGTTGGCTGCAActgtcaattaaaaaaaaaactgggaaTTAGAAgacatttcatttaattaaatttgaactTATACcaattaattgatttaattatttataacaTTTCTTATAAGTAAATAATTCACTCAATAATTAAAGcttgcaatttattttaaatatttgcatCAAGACTATTCATTTAGCGAGGCTGTCTCTACGTCTGGTTAGAATACGTACGCAGAGTACCGTACAATTCTTGGT
The sequence above is drawn from the Daphnia pulicaria isolate SC F1-1A chromosome 1, SC_F0-13Bv2, whole genome shotgun sequence genome and encodes:
- the LOC124315581 gene encoding uncharacterized protein LOC124315581, giving the protein MASANLTSVAANADWIELLAPAPVGVAIVSQLLISASRLKNDFAFVQHSDDKERFNLIKDPDSFRTTLWQIAKESYEAFAKAHNNMENFLLQMGQVPGYAKDCVMYVRSVDRAKLKTLFGRRLAKIKEAADDGARLTKQVCDAFDLLEQLINQVIESSSLTMSQIEKEIVNDQVTKMEAKEKEKRLAELQQELKTSKDIRCWTGTSYGVYENAFEHDRSIKKEEQMQQEIDQISDDSIQHLDAIRVDTDKTLEQNERLRTLKESLNNLGQLLDKWSSIHRFFNTIRNHFTEVTFPRLKDFSTDAQEAEEMPYDNSVLIDELEKSLEKSLESCYETHHSAAKLYVRVSDKHIMKSINLMHSMLSIPLSEVEGAQIKLMASCEEATKGVKNMYNEERAESTRGIENKNSSTGK